The Toxoplasma gondii ME49 chromosome XII, whole genome shotgun sequence genome includes a region encoding these proteins:
- a CDS encoding Toxoplasma gondii family A protein (encoded by transcript TGME49_278320~Signal peptide predicted by SignalP 2.0 HMM (probability 0.989) with cleavage site probability 0.499 at residue 24), whose protein sequence is MARQLFRVVCLTLVTGTALSCAASEKEPTATADFTATIPKTGLERSVEKVFFLGPSNTLQVIDQTGAAVYLPEKSANTQDSSSKPYSVAYRFENGACDFTKTVEFKDIFPDYTTAVWDQEQKDSATSGGGSAEKVVKYRFTNPPAEYLGEGLSFCVRFKTVLASGSGSPTKTSTSSTSDGGSDAQTPGDETTEEESPQEQGPSQGPVGGSSPGDGSQGPSEEVGQQLPSVGEGEKEEENSDIRASPATPGVVAGGADSPAVPREPSAHNADKDQGSPSLFNPQGRVTEEQGRLDQDEGHEGDDATQEPSGVIVRRLDAPALVQDAYLTIVVHSAAWSSASGIGASSGILITVTITLLQIW, encoded by the coding sequence ATGGCAAGGCAGCTATTTCGAGTCGTGTGTCTAACGCTGGTCACGGGCACTGCCTTGTCCTGTGCTGCCTCCGAAAAAGAACCAACGGCCACTGCCGACTTCACCGCCACTATTCCGAAAACGGGACTTGAGAGGAGCGTGGAGaaagtcttttttctcggacCATCGAACACGCTCCAGGTCATTGACCAGACCGGCGCTGCAGTCTATTTGCCAGAAAAGAGCGCCAACACACAAGATTCTTCCTCTAAACCCTACAGTGTCGCTTATCGCTTTGAGAATGGGGCGTGCGACTTCACCAAAACTGTCGAATTCAAGGACATATTTCCAGACTACACGACGGCAGTATGGGACCAGGAACAGAAGGACTCGGCGACGAGTGGAGGTGGATCTGCAGAAAAGGTTGTGAAGTACAGGTTTACGAATCCTCCGGCTGAATACTTGGGTGAAGGGTTGAGCTTTTGTGTGCGGTTCAAAACAGTTCTTGCGTCTGGTTCGGGTTCACCAACAAAGACCTCAACTTCGTCGACGTCTGATGGTGGCTCCGACGCACAGACACCTGGCGATGAGAcaacggaggaagaaagtcCTCAAGAACAGGGTCCTAGCCAAGGGCCGGTTGGTGGTAGCTCGCCAGGAGACGGGTCTCAAGGCCCCTCGGAAGAAGTTGGCCAACAATTGCCTTCCGttggagaaggggagaaggaagaagaaaattcAGATATTCGTGCGTCTCCCGCTACGCCCGGCGTTGTCGCGGGTGGCGCGGACAGTCCTGCCGTACCACGGGAACCATCAGCTCATAACGCCGATAAAGATCAAggctctccctctctgttcaACCCTCAGGGTAGAGTCACAGAAGAACAAGGGCGGCTTGACCAGGATGAAGGCCATGAAGGTGATGACGCCACTCAAGAACCCAGCGGCGTCATCGTGAGGCGGCTGGATGCACCAGCGTTAGTGCAAGATGCATACTTGACTATTGTAGTGCACTCCGCAGCCTGGAGCTCTGCAAGTGGAATAGGTGCATCGTCCGGTATTCTGATCACTGTGACAATCACGCTGTTGCAGATATGGTAA
- a CDS encoding Toxoplasma gondii family A protein (encoded by transcript TGME49_278330~Signal peptide predicted by SignalP 2.0 HMM (probability 0.966) with cleavage site probability 0.795 at residue 24) has protein sequence MARQIFRGGCSVLFIGTVLQCVAAESGQPTAEVDFSTIIPKGGLEGDVEEVFSLGSSGTIRVTDETASAVYQPETSENSSGTLTDAYSAAYQYMNGGCDFTKTIQFKDVFPGYTAKLWTREESESGERGRDSAGKVVMYTFKNPPAEYLSVGLSFCMRFKTVSAAGSDSQTTVSTPSIPSSSESTDHTNSGEADGGDDGRDDAESIPSDEEPKPPTALEGPGNPVTKPENGLDENQVSPPGQHSPVPPQVNPIVPQAPDSGTQPQEHQDIVSRPGGGTQNDNVPVHPSTAPTEDSGKQQPPSNKVEEEVANDLKEGRGASLRRLDGAAAVSEAYLTIVVHSAAWNSARGVGTVLGPLLIMAATLLQIY, from the coding sequence ATGGCAAGGCAGATCTTTCGCGGCGGGTGTTCAGTCCTTTTCATTGGCACTGTCTTGCAGTGCGTCGCCGCCGAATCCGGTCAACCGACAGCTGAGGTTGATTTTAGCACCATCATTCCGAAAGGGGGATTGGAGGGAGATGTTGAAGAAGTCTTTTCTCTTGGATCTTCTGGCACGATCCGGGTCACTGACGAAACAGCGAGTGCCGTTTATCAACCCGAAACTAGCGAGAATTCATCTGGAACATTGACTGACGCTTACAGCGCTGCATATCAATATATGAATGGAGGGTGCGATTTCACAAAGACAATCCAATTCAAGGATGTGTTTCCCGGCTACACAGCAAAATTGTGGACACGGGAAGAGTCAGAATCTGGTGAAAGAGGACGTGACTCCGCGGGAAAGGTTGTGATGTACACGTTTAAAAATCCTCCAGCAGAGTACTTGAGTGTAGGGTTGAGCTTTTGTATGCGGTTCAAAACGGTGTCTGCCGCCGGATCGGATTCACAAACCACCGTATCGACTCCTTCGATTCCAAGCTCATCCGAATCAACAGACCACACGAATTCTGGGGAGGCCGATGGTGGGGATGATGGCAGGGATGATGCAGAAAGTATTCCCTCTGATGAGGAGCCGAAGCCTCCCACAGCGCTGGAAGGTCCTGGAAACCCTGTGACTAAACCGGAGAATGGACTTGATGAAAATCAAGTGTCTCCACCAGGCCAGCACAGCCCTGTTCCACCTCAGGTCAACCCCATCGTCCCTCAAGCACCTGATTCGGGCACACAACCTCAGGAACATCAGGATATAGTCTCACGTCCCGGAGGTGGTACACAAAACGATAACGTACCTGTGCATCCTTCCACTGCACCTACGGAGGACTCGGGAAAACAGCAGCCGCCTTCAAAtaaagtcgaagaagaagtcgcgAATGACCTCAAAGAAGGTCGTGGTGCTTCCCTGAGGCGGCTGGATGGGGCAGCTGCTGTGAGTGAGGCATACCTGACTATTGTGGTACACTCAGCAGCTTGGAATTCTGCACGTGGAGTGGGTACGGTTTTGGGTCCTCTTCTCATTATGGCAGCCACGCTTTTACAGATTTATTAA
- a CDS encoding Toxoplasma gondii family A protein (encoded by transcript TGME49_278340~Signal peptide predicted by SignalP 2.0 HMM (probability 0.842) with cleavage site probability 0.544 at residue 24~Predicted trans-membrane domain (TMHMM2.0):641-664), producing the protein MTGQIFRAVSLTLLIGALLPSAASKTSEQNAEADFTATIPKAGLQGNVEKVFFLGPSNTLQVIDQTGAAVYLPEKSANTQEASSKPYSVAYRFENGACDFTKTVEFKDIFPDYTTAVWDQEQKDSATSGGGSAEKVVKYRFTNPPAEYLGEGLSFCVRFKTVLAPKTDSGTNTSTVATQASTSGSTQPSSTSSDTSQPQTPNSTLPTAQTDNQDTSPEESQQAPGSVAHIHEGRGDTHEVSSQVSGALSGEEQPPAPKHELAAPEESDIPKKHPVLQTAEENSPGEPQTHTSSQTGPSSQTAPDSQKVTSEVPDNKVQSNQTDSGKLPTDEEEPDEFLKPKPAIPPSEKVPSPSETEPRTEQEQGSMSKDEEKKSEEDDLQKESHENPLENGVETPHAPVSKEPAHESNEEVEKASAAPAGQKDPSAAAQPDVSGDELNSNQGSDDTRQEKSEVTKEDSTSKKDGEQLDSGKEEVHGELVAPQSVGSQVAEDPSHIVADPTSTKEHEDVDNAKQEVQEEAINEASNEQTTHSSVEPAEGTGYETDASEAGKLTEAPAVSGAEEQPSTVPHPAVSHDGVSLNQTNEGSRTENAQITEAEHASKEEEKGIARGAGDEAGAPARRLTENVEENVAYLTVIVHSAAWGFASGISILSVFFFAAAATLLPASS; encoded by the coding sequence ATGACAGGCCAGATATTTCGAGCAGTGTCTCTAACGCTGCTGATCGGCGCCCTTCTGCCGTCTGCCGCGTCTAAAACAAGCGAACAAAATGCTGAGGCAGATTTCACCGCTACAATTCCTAAAGCGGGACTTCAGGGAAACGTGGAGaaagtcttttttctcggacCATCGAACACGCTCCAGGTCATTGACCAGACCGGCGCTGCAGTCTATTTGCCAGAAAAGAGCGCCAACACACAAGAGGCTTCCTCTAAACCCTACAGTGTCGCTTATCGCTTTGAGAATGGGGCGTGCGACTTCACCAAAACTGTCGAATTCAAGGACATATTTCCAGACTACACGACGGCAGTATGGGACCAGGAACAGAAGGACTCGGCGACGAGTGGAGGTGGATCTGCAGAAAAGGTTGTGAAGTACAGGTTTACGAATCCTCCGGCTGAATACTTGGGTGAAGGGTTGAGCTTTTGTGTGCGGTTCAAAACGGTTCTTGCTCCCAAGACGGATTCAGGGACCAACACATCAACAGTTGCAACGCAAGCGTCAACCAGTGGTTCCACACAGCCGAGTTCCACGTCAAGTGACACCAGTCAACCCCAAACGCCCAATTCCACTCTGCCAACTGCTCAGACGGATAACCAGGACACGAGCCCCGAAGAAAGTCAACAAGCTCCGGGAAGCGTCGCTCACATTCACGAGGGAAGGGGAGACACTCATGAAGTGTCTTCGCAAGTGTCTGGTGCGCTCAGCGGTGAGGAACAGCCCCCGGCGCCCAAGCATGAACTGGCTGCTCCTGAGGAAAGCGATATTCCTAAAAAGCATCCAGTCCTCCAAACAGCTGAGGAGAATTCACCTGGTGAACCACAGACTCATACCTCATCACAGACTGGACCATCGAGTCAAACTGCTCCAGACTCACAAAAGGTCACTTCCGAAGTCCCGGATAACAAGGTACAGAGCAACCAGACAGACAGTGGCAAACTGCCGACAGATGAGGAGGAACCTGATGAATTTCTGAAGCCAAAGCCTGCAATCCCTCCTTCAGAGAAGGTTCCGAGTCCCAGTGAGACAGAGCCAAGAACCGAACAAGAGCAAGGAAGCATGAGtaaagacgaagaaaaaaaatcaGAGGAGGACGATCTTCAGAAGGAATCTCATGAGAATCCTCTTGAGAACGGCGTCGAGACTCCTCATGCACCAGTGTCTAAGGAACCAGCCCATGAGTCAAacgaagaagtggaaaaagCTTCAGCTGCCCCAGCAGGTCAGAAGGATCCATCCGCTGCAGCACAGCCTGATGTGTCAGGAGATGAACTAAATTCGAACCAAGGTAGTGATGACACACGACAAGAGAAATCCGAAGTCACAAAAGAGGACAGCACAAGCAAAAAAGATGGAGAGCAGCTTGACAGTGGCAAAGAGGAGGTGCACGGCGAACTCGTGGCGCCACAATCTGTCGGCTCGCAAGTAGCAGAGGATCCGAGTCACATAGTCGCTGATCCCACTTCCACAAAAGAACATGAAGACGTGGACAATGCAAAGCAAGAAGTGCAGGAGGAGGCCATTAACGAGGCATCTAACGAGCAGACAACTCACAGCAGTGTTGAGCCTGCTGAAGGAACGGGATATGAGACAGATGCCTCTGAGGCAGGAAAGCTGACAGAAgctccagctgtctctggTGCTGAGGAACAACCATCGACCGTGCCGCATCCTGCTGTGTCGCACGATGGAGTATCATTGAACCAAACTAATGAAGGCTCACGAACAGAGAATGCTCAAATCACAGAGGCGGAGCATGCAagcaaggaggaagagaagggcaTCGCAAGAGGTGCTGGGGATGAGGCCGGCGCTCCGGCGAGGCGCCTCACTGAGAATGTTGAAGAGAATGTGGCGTACTTGACAGTTATAGTGCACTCAGCAGCTTGGGGGTTCGCCAGTGGCATAAGCATATTGtcagtttttttcttcgcagcGGCAGCTACATTGTTGCCAGCCTCATCGTGA